The following proteins are encoded in a genomic region of Pyrus communis chromosome 11, drPyrComm1.1, whole genome shotgun sequence:
- the LOC137708367 gene encoding peroxisome biogenesis protein 2-like, translating to MVALPKLNRPCTERERERERERERALRRAPTHPRLRRPPPISNQNSKSISFGSQSPNPSKKKKKKKEGIVELFSSSMSSSGSSNVRPPAQDAWLQAYKSLLPQWQSISHSHQSIIPISISRVNQFDAGRLDIEMSAMLKEQLVKVFSLMKPGMLFQYEAELDAFLEFLIWRFSIWVDKPTPGIALMNLRYRDERAVESRGKVRTGLEGPGLTVAQKLWYCVATVGGQYIWARVQSFSAFRRWGDSEQRSVARGAWILIQRIEGLYKAASFGNLLLFLYTGRYRNLIERVLRARLVYGSPNMNRAVSFEYMNRQLVWNEFSEMLLLLLPLLNSSSMKKLLSPFSKDKSSSSKEDDLTCPICQSSPTVPFLALPCEHRYCYYCLRTRCAAVPAFRCSRCNEPVVAMQRHVSEPKQ from the exons ATGGTAGCATTACCAAAACTCAACCGCCCTTgtacggagagagagagagagagagagagagagagagagagagccttgAGAAGAGCACCTACCCATCCACGACTCCGCCGTCCACCCCCAATCTCAAATCAAAACTCCAAATCAATTTCATTCGGTTCGCAATCGCCGAACccttcaaagaagaagaagaagaagaaggaggggaTTGTTGAATTGTTCAGTAGTTCAATGAGTAGTAGCGGTAGTAGTAATGTTCGACCACCAGCACAAGACGCTTGGCTTCAAGCTTACAAGTCCTTACTTCCTCAGTGGCAATCCATCTCTCACTCCCACCAG TCAATAATCCCAATTTCGATATCTAGAGTTAACCAATTCGATGCGGGAAGGCTGGACATTGAAATGTCAGCCATGTTGAAGGAACAGTTGGTTAAGGTCTTCTCCTTAATGAAG CCAGGAATGCTATTTCAATATGAAGCAGAACTTGATGCTTTCCTCGAATTTCTTATCTGGCGGTTCTCAATTTGGGTGGATAAACCTACCCCAGGAATCGCGCTCATGAATCTGAGGTATAGAGACGAGCGTGCTGTGGAATCAAGAGGAAAAG TCAGAACGGGTTTGGAAGGACCTGGACTTACAGTTGCACAGAAGCTTTGGTATTGTGTTGCTACTGTTGGTGGTCAATACATATGGGCACGTGTGCAATCATTTTCTGCTTTCCGTAGGTGGGGTGATTCTGAACAg AGGTCAGTGGCACGAGGAGCATGGATTCTGATACAACGTATAGAAGGACTTTACAAAGCTGCCTCATTTGGCAACCTGCTTTTATTTCTTTACACAGGAAG GTATAGGAATCTAATTGAAAGAGTTTTAAGAGCTAGGCTGGTCTATGGAAGCCCTAATATGAACAGAGCAGTTAGCTTTGAGTACATGAACCGCCAGTTAGTATGGAATGAATTCTCG GAGATGTTATTGCTACTACTTCCTCTTCTAAACTCATCCTCTATGAAAAAACTTCTAAGTCCATTTTCCAAAGATAAATCATCAAGTTCAAAGGAGGATGACCTTACTTGCCCCATTTGCCAGTCCAGTCCAACCGTTCCCTTTCTCGCTCTTCCATGCGAGCACAG ATACTGTTATTACTGCCTTAGGACGCGGTGTGCTGCAGTCCCAGCTTTCCGATGTTCCAGATGCAATGAGCCGGTGGTCGCAATGCAGCGGCATGTTAGCGAGCCAAAGCAATGA
- the LOC137708875 gene encoding protein THYLAKOID ASSEMBLY 8, chloroplastic — MHLLPPPPLSISSPLASMASSLHTNATHFLSPKPVAPTPTRSTTRVSIRCGPRDNRGPLVKGRVLSIEAIQAVQTLKRAQRSNPAQFPALVSKTLSRLIKADLVAALRELLRQDQCHLALQVFSAVRSEYPPDLSVYAEMALALARNEMGEDMDRLICDLETESGVQWESDKGLIRLIRAVIGADRRESTVRIYEMLKRNGWGSIGFKADEYMVRVLSKGLRRLGEVGLADEVDLKFGSRLKGSLENSSV, encoded by the coding sequence ATGCACCTTTTACCACCTCCTCCGCTTTCCATCTCTTCTCCACTCGCATCCATGGCTTCCTCACTGCACACGAACGCAACCCACTTCCTCTCACCCAAACCAGTCGCACCCACACCTACCCGCTCCACAACCCGCGTTTCCATACGGTGCGGACCACGCGACAACCGTGGACCTTTGGTCAAAGGCCGGGTCCTCAGCATCGAGGCCATCCAAGCCGTTCAAACCCTCAAACGGGCGCAAAGATCCAACCCGGCCCAATTCCCCGCCCTTGTCTCCAAAACCCTCTCCCGCCTGATCAAAGCCGACCTCGTCGCCGCTCTCCGGGAGCTTCTACGACAGGACCAGTGCCACCTGGCCCTCCAAGTCTTCTCCGCCGTCCGATCGGAATACCCGCCCGACTTATCCGTTTACGCTGAGATGGCGCTGGCGCTGGCGAGAAATGAGATGGGGGAGGACATGGACCGTTTGATTTGTGATCTGGAGACAGAGAGTGGGGTCCAGTGGGAGAGCGATAAGGGGCTGATAAGGTTGATCAGGGCCGTTATTGGGGCTGATAGGAGGGAATCAACGGTCAGGATTTACGAGATGCTGAAGAGGAATGGGTGGGGGTCTATTGGGTTTAAAGCGGATGAGTATATGGTTAGGGTTTTGAGTAAGGGATTGAGGAGACTAGGGGAGGTTGGGTTGGCTGATGAGGTTGATTTGAAATTTGGCAGCCGGTTGAAGGGTAGTTTGGAGAATTCAAGTGTATAA